The proteins below are encoded in one region of Cyclopterus lumpus isolate fCycLum1 chromosome 8, fCycLum1.pri, whole genome shotgun sequence:
- the mylk5 gene encoding myosin light chain kinase, smooth muscle isoform X1: MNGDGSKRHYVSTFRMHIKPPRAPPAPGNDTGSVNHSALTLLDAPAFIEPLQDCSVDEGNDITLRGVLTGSQPIKASWLHNGEVARFGTPFFNGRETSFVVRECLPEDAGAYTCLAENGAGKTSCCAAVFVRDFETICGVQNRVSTSASKSIMGNGRPPLSPKEELQKFKGSVCTSPAGSDKLSPVSTPRAEVIPKKRANSGSVPALHFENPPHHLEVKVGQTARLTCFFTGSPPVVSCWIRHKKEIVDGPELWAESTDRSSTLVIAEAKPQHTGRYAVVVKDRRSSAEHTLTLSVIERPQPPASGPVVSLVSANSLVLSWSGPCYDGGSAVLGYVVEVKSQGLVESVDWSELATQCESTSFRVSSGLQPHREYRFRVRAYNAVGASKAGPVSPVVRMEEKCEGVEKPKGEEAPQAYSCVTINSSEKVTDHYSLQERLGMGKFGLVFKLTHKETGRIYAGKFYKGRRAKEREAARKEIELMNYLHHPKLVQCLAAYDHRPEMVMVMEFIAGGELFERIVDDNFEHTESASVRYMHQILEGVAYMHQQNIVHLDIKPENIVCVDTTGTSIKIIDFGLACRLYADTPLKVMHGTPEFVAPEVINYEPVFLTTDMWSIGVVCYILLSGESPFQGNNDVETLALVTAAQWEFDEESFDEITDEAKRFISSLLTKDTRRRMSCEEALHHPWMAFESGDLATTRSLSKEKMKRFLARQKWKKAGKALLALKRMALLSKGDSSASGSPTSPGEDSPLSPEAEHALLSLERKMQGPPHFTRSLEDQAATRGSSARLSCHLTGYPDPEVVWLRAEEPVVESPTVQIEYEEDGRCTLVFAKVGPEDANVYTCRATNDHGEAFCSAKLKVQT; encoded by the exons ATGAACGGCGATGGCAGCAAACGGCATTACGTGTCAACCTTCAGGATGCATATCAAGCCCCCCCGAGCACCGCCCGCACCGGGGAATGACACAG ggtcTGTTAACCACTCCGCTCTTACGCTTCTGGATGCCCCCGCCTTCATAGAGCCGCTGCAAGACTGCTCCGTAGACGAAGGAAACGACATCACACTGCGGGGGGTTCTCACCGGAAGTCAGCCCATCAAAGCGTCGTGGTTGCACAATG GTGAAGTGGCCCGTTTTGGGACTCCTTTCTTCAATGGCAGGGAGACGAGCTTTGTGGTGAGGGAATGCTTGCCGGAAGATGCTGGCGCCTACACCTGTTTGGCAGAGAACGGCGCAGGGAAGACGTCCTGCTGCGCCGCTGTGTTCGTCAGAG ACTTTGAAACTATCTGCGGTGTGCAGAATCGTGTCTCAACGTCTGCTTCCAAGAGCATTATGGGTAATGGAAGGCCACCACTGTCTCCCaaagaggagctgcagaagTTCAAAGGATCTGTTTGTACTTCACCAGCAGGCTCTGATAAGCTTAGCCCAGTCTCAACTCCAAGAG CAGAAGTCATCCCAAAGAAGAGAGCCAACTCGGGGTCAG TTCCAGCATTACATTTCGAAAACCCTCCACACCACCTCGAGGTGAAGGTGGGACAAACTGCACGATTGACGTGTTTCTTCACCGGCAGTCCTCCAGTCGTGTCGTGTTGGATCAGACACAAAAAAGAG ataGTGGACGGTCCAGAGCTGTGGGCAGAAAGCACTGATAGGAGCAGCACGCTGGTCATAGCGGAGGCTAAACCACAGCACACGGGCCGCTACGCTGTCGTGGTGAAGGACCGCAGGAGCTCTGCAGAACACACGCTCACCCTCTCTGTCATAG AGCGGCCTCAGCCCCCGGCCTCCGGCCCCGTGGTCTCCCTCGTATCCGCCAACAGTCTTGTGCTGTCCTGGTCGGGCCCCTGCTACGACGGCGGCAGTGCCGTCCTGGGTTATGTGGTCGAGGTGAAGAGCCAAGGACTCGTTGAGTCCGTGGATTGGAGCGAACTCGCCACCCAGTGTGAGAGCACCTCGTTCAGAGTGAGCTCCGGGCTGCAGCCTCATCGTGAATACCGTTTCAGAGTCCGGGCCTACAACGCAGTGGGAGCCAGTAAGGCAGGACCAGTGTCACCAGTGGTCAGGATGGAGGAGAAATGTGAGG gtgtagaGAAGCCCAAAGGAGAAGAGGCTCCGCAAGCGTATTCCTGTGTCACTATTAACTCTTCAGAAAAGGTCACAGATCACTACAGTTTGCAGGAAAGACTGGGCAT GGGAAAGTTCGGCCTGGTGTTCAAGCTCACCCACAAAGAGACGGGACGCATTTATGCAGGGAAGTTCTACAAAGGTCGACGTGCCAAGGAGAGGGAGGCTGCTCGTAAGGAGATCGAGTTGATGAACTACCTCCACCACCCCAAGCTGGTTCAGTGTCTCGCAGCGTACGACCACCGGCCTGAGATGGTCATGGTCATGGAGTT TATCGCAGGCGGGGAACTGTTCGAGCGCATCGTGGACGACAACTTCGAGCACACCGAGTCGGCCAGCGTGCGCTACATGCATCAGATCCTGGAGGGGGTCGCCTACATGCATCAGCAGAACATCGTCCACCTGGACATCAAACCtgaaaacattgtgtgtgtcgACACCACTGGCACCTCCATTAAGATCATTGACTTCGGATTAGCCTGCAGGCTTT ATGCCGACACGCCTCTCAAGGTGATGCACGGGACTCCAGAGTTTGTGGCGCCTGAAGTCATCAACTATGAGCCTGTGTTTTTGACCACTGACATGTGGAGCATAGGAGTCGTCTGCTATATATT ACTGAGTGGCGAGTCTCCATTCCAGGGTAACAACGACGTAGAGACCCTCGCCCTGGTCACAGCTGCCCAGTGGGAGTTTGACGAGGAGAGCTTTGATGAGATTACAGACGAGGCCAAACGCTTCATCAGCTCCCTGCTCACCAAAGACACCAG GCGGAGGATGTCCTGCGAGGAGGCACTCCACCACCCTTGGATGGCATTTGAGTCTGGAGATCTTGCCACCACCAGGAGTCTGTccaaggagaagatgaagaggttTTTAGCCAGGCAGAAGTGGAAG AAAGCAGGAAAGGCATTGTTAGCTCTGAAGAGAATGGCTCTGCTGTCCAAAGGCGACAGCTCTGCTTCTGGATCTCCGACTAGCCCTGGAGAAG ACTCACCCCTGAGCCCGGAGGCAGAGCACGCCCTGCTGTCTCTGGAGCGCAAGATGCAGGGGCCACCCCACTTCACACGGAGCCTGGAGGACCAGGCAGCGACTCGGGGATCCAGTGCCCGTCTCTCGTGTCACCTCACAG GATACCCTGACCCAGAGGTTGTTTGGCTGCGTGCTGAAGAGCCCGTCGTGGAGTCCCCCACAGTGCAGATAGAGTACGAGGAAGATGGCCGCTGTACTCTGGTCTTCGCCAAAGTTGGCCCAGAGGACGCCAACGTTTACACATGTAGAGCCACCAATGACCACGGGGAGGCGTTCTGCTCAGCCAAACTCAAGGTTCAAACGTAG
- the mylk5 gene encoding myosin light chain kinase, smooth muscle isoform X3 — MNGDGSKRHYVSTFRMHIKPPRAPPAPGNDTGSVNHSALTLLDAPAFIEPLQDCSVDEGNDITLRGVLTGSQPIKASWLHNGEVARFGTPFFNGRETSFVVRECLPEDAGAYTCLAENGAGKTSCCAAVFVRDFETICGVQNRVSTSASKSIMGNGRPPLSPKEELQKFKGSVCTSPAGSDKLSPVSTPRAEVIPKKRANSGSVPALHFENPPHHLEVKVGQTARLTCFFTGSPPVVSCWIRHKKEIVDGPELWAESTDRSSTLVIAEAKPQHTGRYAVVVKDRRSSAEHTLTLSVIERPQPPASGPVVSLVSANSLVLSWSGPCYDGGSAVLGYVVEVKSQGLVESVDWSELATQCESTSFRVSSGLQPHREYRFRVRAYNAVGASKAGPVSPVVRMEEKCVEKPKGEEAPQAYSCVTINSSEKVTDHYSLQERLGMGKFGLVFKLTHKETGRIYAGKFYKGRRAKEREAARKEIELMNYLHHPKLVQCLAAYDHRPEMVMVMEFIAGGELFERIVDDNFEHTESASVRYMHQILEGVAYMHQQNIVHLDIKPENIVCVDTTGTSIKIIDFGLACRLYADTPLKVMHGTPEFVAPEVINYEPVFLTTDMWSIGVVCYILLSGESPFQGNNDVETLALVTAAQWEFDEESFDEITDEAKRFISSLLTKDTRRRMSCEEALHHPWMAFESGDLATTRSLSKEKMKRFLARQKWKKAGKALLALKRMALLSKGDSSASGSPTSPGEDSPLSPEAEHALLSLERKMQGPPHFTRSLEDQAATRGSSARLSCHLTGYPDPEVVWLRAEEPVVESPTVQIEYEEDGRCTLVFAKVGPEDANVYTCRATNDHGEAFCSAKLKVQT, encoded by the exons ATGAACGGCGATGGCAGCAAACGGCATTACGTGTCAACCTTCAGGATGCATATCAAGCCCCCCCGAGCACCGCCCGCACCGGGGAATGACACAG ggtcTGTTAACCACTCCGCTCTTACGCTTCTGGATGCCCCCGCCTTCATAGAGCCGCTGCAAGACTGCTCCGTAGACGAAGGAAACGACATCACACTGCGGGGGGTTCTCACCGGAAGTCAGCCCATCAAAGCGTCGTGGTTGCACAATG GTGAAGTGGCCCGTTTTGGGACTCCTTTCTTCAATGGCAGGGAGACGAGCTTTGTGGTGAGGGAATGCTTGCCGGAAGATGCTGGCGCCTACACCTGTTTGGCAGAGAACGGCGCAGGGAAGACGTCCTGCTGCGCCGCTGTGTTCGTCAGAG ACTTTGAAACTATCTGCGGTGTGCAGAATCGTGTCTCAACGTCTGCTTCCAAGAGCATTATGGGTAATGGAAGGCCACCACTGTCTCCCaaagaggagctgcagaagTTCAAAGGATCTGTTTGTACTTCACCAGCAGGCTCTGATAAGCTTAGCCCAGTCTCAACTCCAAGAG CAGAAGTCATCCCAAAGAAGAGAGCCAACTCGGGGTCAG TTCCAGCATTACATTTCGAAAACCCTCCACACCACCTCGAGGTGAAGGTGGGACAAACTGCACGATTGACGTGTTTCTTCACCGGCAGTCCTCCAGTCGTGTCGTGTTGGATCAGACACAAAAAAGAG ataGTGGACGGTCCAGAGCTGTGGGCAGAAAGCACTGATAGGAGCAGCACGCTGGTCATAGCGGAGGCTAAACCACAGCACACGGGCCGCTACGCTGTCGTGGTGAAGGACCGCAGGAGCTCTGCAGAACACACGCTCACCCTCTCTGTCATAG AGCGGCCTCAGCCCCCGGCCTCCGGCCCCGTGGTCTCCCTCGTATCCGCCAACAGTCTTGTGCTGTCCTGGTCGGGCCCCTGCTACGACGGCGGCAGTGCCGTCCTGGGTTATGTGGTCGAGGTGAAGAGCCAAGGACTCGTTGAGTCCGTGGATTGGAGCGAACTCGCCACCCAGTGTGAGAGCACCTCGTTCAGAGTGAGCTCCGGGCTGCAGCCTCATCGTGAATACCGTTTCAGAGTCCGGGCCTACAACGCAGTGGGAGCCAGTAAGGCAGGACCAGTGTCACCAGTGGTCAGGATGGAGGAGAAAT gtgtagaGAAGCCCAAAGGAGAAGAGGCTCCGCAAGCGTATTCCTGTGTCACTATTAACTCTTCAGAAAAGGTCACAGATCACTACAGTTTGCAGGAAAGACTGGGCAT GGGAAAGTTCGGCCTGGTGTTCAAGCTCACCCACAAAGAGACGGGACGCATTTATGCAGGGAAGTTCTACAAAGGTCGACGTGCCAAGGAGAGGGAGGCTGCTCGTAAGGAGATCGAGTTGATGAACTACCTCCACCACCCCAAGCTGGTTCAGTGTCTCGCAGCGTACGACCACCGGCCTGAGATGGTCATGGTCATGGAGTT TATCGCAGGCGGGGAACTGTTCGAGCGCATCGTGGACGACAACTTCGAGCACACCGAGTCGGCCAGCGTGCGCTACATGCATCAGATCCTGGAGGGGGTCGCCTACATGCATCAGCAGAACATCGTCCACCTGGACATCAAACCtgaaaacattgtgtgtgtcgACACCACTGGCACCTCCATTAAGATCATTGACTTCGGATTAGCCTGCAGGCTTT ATGCCGACACGCCTCTCAAGGTGATGCACGGGACTCCAGAGTTTGTGGCGCCTGAAGTCATCAACTATGAGCCTGTGTTTTTGACCACTGACATGTGGAGCATAGGAGTCGTCTGCTATATATT ACTGAGTGGCGAGTCTCCATTCCAGGGTAACAACGACGTAGAGACCCTCGCCCTGGTCACAGCTGCCCAGTGGGAGTTTGACGAGGAGAGCTTTGATGAGATTACAGACGAGGCCAAACGCTTCATCAGCTCCCTGCTCACCAAAGACACCAG GCGGAGGATGTCCTGCGAGGAGGCACTCCACCACCCTTGGATGGCATTTGAGTCTGGAGATCTTGCCACCACCAGGAGTCTGTccaaggagaagatgaagaggttTTTAGCCAGGCAGAAGTGGAAG AAAGCAGGAAAGGCATTGTTAGCTCTGAAGAGAATGGCTCTGCTGTCCAAAGGCGACAGCTCTGCTTCTGGATCTCCGACTAGCCCTGGAGAAG ACTCACCCCTGAGCCCGGAGGCAGAGCACGCCCTGCTGTCTCTGGAGCGCAAGATGCAGGGGCCACCCCACTTCACACGGAGCCTGGAGGACCAGGCAGCGACTCGGGGATCCAGTGCCCGTCTCTCGTGTCACCTCACAG GATACCCTGACCCAGAGGTTGTTTGGCTGCGTGCTGAAGAGCCCGTCGTGGAGTCCCCCACAGTGCAGATAGAGTACGAGGAAGATGGCCGCTGTACTCTGGTCTTCGCCAAAGTTGGCCCAGAGGACGCCAACGTTTACACATGTAGAGCCACCAATGACCACGGGGAGGCGTTCTGCTCAGCCAAACTCAAGGTTCAAACGTAG
- the mylk5 gene encoding myosin light chain kinase, smooth muscle isoform X4, which yields MNGDGSKRHYVSTFRMHIKPPRAPPAPGNDTGSVNHSALTLLDAPAFIEPLQDCSVDEGNDITLRGVLTGSQPIKASWLHNGEVARFGTPFFNGRETSFVVRECLPEDAGAYTCLAENGAGKTSCCAAVFVRDFETICGVQNRVSTSASKSIMGNGRPPLSPKEELQKFKGSVCTSPAGSDKLSPVSTPREVIPKKRANSGSVPALHFENPPHHLEVKVGQTARLTCFFTGSPPVVSCWIRHKKEIVDGPELWAESTDRSSTLVIAEAKPQHTGRYAVVVKDRRSSAEHTLTLSVIERPQPPASGPVVSLVSANSLVLSWSGPCYDGGSAVLGYVVEVKSQGLVESVDWSELATQCESTSFRVSSGLQPHREYRFRVRAYNAVGASKAGPVSPVVRMEEKCVEKPKGEEAPQAYSCVTINSSEKVTDHYSLQERLGMGKFGLVFKLTHKETGRIYAGKFYKGRRAKEREAARKEIELMNYLHHPKLVQCLAAYDHRPEMVMVMEFIAGGELFERIVDDNFEHTESASVRYMHQILEGVAYMHQQNIVHLDIKPENIVCVDTTGTSIKIIDFGLACRLYADTPLKVMHGTPEFVAPEVINYEPVFLTTDMWSIGVVCYILLSGESPFQGNNDVETLALVTAAQWEFDEESFDEITDEAKRFISSLLTKDTRRRMSCEEALHHPWMAFESGDLATTRSLSKEKMKRFLARQKWKKAGKALLALKRMALLSKGDSSASGSPTSPGEDSPLSPEAEHALLSLERKMQGPPHFTRSLEDQAATRGSSARLSCHLTGYPDPEVVWLRAEEPVVESPTVQIEYEEDGRCTLVFAKVGPEDANVYTCRATNDHGEAFCSAKLKVQT from the exons ATGAACGGCGATGGCAGCAAACGGCATTACGTGTCAACCTTCAGGATGCATATCAAGCCCCCCCGAGCACCGCCCGCACCGGGGAATGACACAG ggtcTGTTAACCACTCCGCTCTTACGCTTCTGGATGCCCCCGCCTTCATAGAGCCGCTGCAAGACTGCTCCGTAGACGAAGGAAACGACATCACACTGCGGGGGGTTCTCACCGGAAGTCAGCCCATCAAAGCGTCGTGGTTGCACAATG GTGAAGTGGCCCGTTTTGGGACTCCTTTCTTCAATGGCAGGGAGACGAGCTTTGTGGTGAGGGAATGCTTGCCGGAAGATGCTGGCGCCTACACCTGTTTGGCAGAGAACGGCGCAGGGAAGACGTCCTGCTGCGCCGCTGTGTTCGTCAGAG ACTTTGAAACTATCTGCGGTGTGCAGAATCGTGTCTCAACGTCTGCTTCCAAGAGCATTATGGGTAATGGAAGGCCACCACTGTCTCCCaaagaggagctgcagaagTTCAAAGGATCTGTTTGTACTTCACCAGCAGGCTCTGATAAGCTTAGCCCAGTCTCAACTCCAAGAG AAGTCATCCCAAAGAAGAGAGCCAACTCGGGGTCAG TTCCAGCATTACATTTCGAAAACCCTCCACACCACCTCGAGGTGAAGGTGGGACAAACTGCACGATTGACGTGTTTCTTCACCGGCAGTCCTCCAGTCGTGTCGTGTTGGATCAGACACAAAAAAGAG ataGTGGACGGTCCAGAGCTGTGGGCAGAAAGCACTGATAGGAGCAGCACGCTGGTCATAGCGGAGGCTAAACCACAGCACACGGGCCGCTACGCTGTCGTGGTGAAGGACCGCAGGAGCTCTGCAGAACACACGCTCACCCTCTCTGTCATAG AGCGGCCTCAGCCCCCGGCCTCCGGCCCCGTGGTCTCCCTCGTATCCGCCAACAGTCTTGTGCTGTCCTGGTCGGGCCCCTGCTACGACGGCGGCAGTGCCGTCCTGGGTTATGTGGTCGAGGTGAAGAGCCAAGGACTCGTTGAGTCCGTGGATTGGAGCGAACTCGCCACCCAGTGTGAGAGCACCTCGTTCAGAGTGAGCTCCGGGCTGCAGCCTCATCGTGAATACCGTTTCAGAGTCCGGGCCTACAACGCAGTGGGAGCCAGTAAGGCAGGACCAGTGTCACCAGTGGTCAGGATGGAGGAGAAAT gtgtagaGAAGCCCAAAGGAGAAGAGGCTCCGCAAGCGTATTCCTGTGTCACTATTAACTCTTCAGAAAAGGTCACAGATCACTACAGTTTGCAGGAAAGACTGGGCAT GGGAAAGTTCGGCCTGGTGTTCAAGCTCACCCACAAAGAGACGGGACGCATTTATGCAGGGAAGTTCTACAAAGGTCGACGTGCCAAGGAGAGGGAGGCTGCTCGTAAGGAGATCGAGTTGATGAACTACCTCCACCACCCCAAGCTGGTTCAGTGTCTCGCAGCGTACGACCACCGGCCTGAGATGGTCATGGTCATGGAGTT TATCGCAGGCGGGGAACTGTTCGAGCGCATCGTGGACGACAACTTCGAGCACACCGAGTCGGCCAGCGTGCGCTACATGCATCAGATCCTGGAGGGGGTCGCCTACATGCATCAGCAGAACATCGTCCACCTGGACATCAAACCtgaaaacattgtgtgtgtcgACACCACTGGCACCTCCATTAAGATCATTGACTTCGGATTAGCCTGCAGGCTTT ATGCCGACACGCCTCTCAAGGTGATGCACGGGACTCCAGAGTTTGTGGCGCCTGAAGTCATCAACTATGAGCCTGTGTTTTTGACCACTGACATGTGGAGCATAGGAGTCGTCTGCTATATATT ACTGAGTGGCGAGTCTCCATTCCAGGGTAACAACGACGTAGAGACCCTCGCCCTGGTCACAGCTGCCCAGTGGGAGTTTGACGAGGAGAGCTTTGATGAGATTACAGACGAGGCCAAACGCTTCATCAGCTCCCTGCTCACCAAAGACACCAG GCGGAGGATGTCCTGCGAGGAGGCACTCCACCACCCTTGGATGGCATTTGAGTCTGGAGATCTTGCCACCACCAGGAGTCTGTccaaggagaagatgaagaggttTTTAGCCAGGCAGAAGTGGAAG AAAGCAGGAAAGGCATTGTTAGCTCTGAAGAGAATGGCTCTGCTGTCCAAAGGCGACAGCTCTGCTTCTGGATCTCCGACTAGCCCTGGAGAAG ACTCACCCCTGAGCCCGGAGGCAGAGCACGCCCTGCTGTCTCTGGAGCGCAAGATGCAGGGGCCACCCCACTTCACACGGAGCCTGGAGGACCAGGCAGCGACTCGGGGATCCAGTGCCCGTCTCTCGTGTCACCTCACAG GATACCCTGACCCAGAGGTTGTTTGGCTGCGTGCTGAAGAGCCCGTCGTGGAGTCCCCCACAGTGCAGATAGAGTACGAGGAAGATGGCCGCTGTACTCTGGTCTTCGCCAAAGTTGGCCCAGAGGACGCCAACGTTTACACATGTAGAGCCACCAATGACCACGGGGAGGCGTTCTGCTCAGCCAAACTCAAGGTTCAAACGTAG
- the mylk5 gene encoding myosin light chain kinase, smooth muscle isoform X6 — translation MNGDGSKRHYVSTFRMHIKPPRAPPAPGNDTGSVNHSALTLLDAPAFIEPLQDCSVDEGNDITLRGVLTGSQPIKASWLHNVPALHFENPPHHLEVKVGQTARLTCFFTGSPPVVSCWIRHKKEIVDGPELWAESTDRSSTLVIAEAKPQHTGRYAVVVKDRRSSAEHTLTLSVIERPQPPASGPVVSLVSANSLVLSWSGPCYDGGSAVLGYVVEVKSQGLVESVDWSELATQCESTSFRVSSGLQPHREYRFRVRAYNAVGASKAGPVSPVVRMEEKCEGVEKPKGEEAPQAYSCVTINSSEKVTDHYSLQERLGMGKFGLVFKLTHKETGRIYAGKFYKGRRAKEREAARKEIELMNYLHHPKLVQCLAAYDHRPEMVMVMEFIAGGELFERIVDDNFEHTESASVRYMHQILEGVAYMHQQNIVHLDIKPENIVCVDTTGTSIKIIDFGLACRLYADTPLKVMHGTPEFVAPEVINYEPVFLTTDMWSIGVVCYILLSGESPFQGNNDVETLALVTAAQWEFDEESFDEITDEAKRFISSLLTKDTRRRMSCEEALHHPWMAFESGDLATTRSLSKEKMKRFLARQKWKKAGKALLALKRMALLSKGDSSASGSPTSPGEDSPLSPEAEHALLSLERKMQGPPHFTRSLEDQAATRGSSARLSCHLTGYPDPEVVWLRAEEPVVESPTVQIEYEEDGRCTLVFAKVGPEDANVYTCRATNDHGEAFCSAKLKVQT, via the exons ATGAACGGCGATGGCAGCAAACGGCATTACGTGTCAACCTTCAGGATGCATATCAAGCCCCCCCGAGCACCGCCCGCACCGGGGAATGACACAG ggtcTGTTAACCACTCCGCTCTTACGCTTCTGGATGCCCCCGCCTTCATAGAGCCGCTGCAAGACTGCTCCGTAGACGAAGGAAACGACATCACACTGCGGGGGGTTCTCACCGGAAGTCAGCCCATCAAAGCGTCGTGGTTGCACAATG TTCCAGCATTACATTTCGAAAACCCTCCACACCACCTCGAGGTGAAGGTGGGACAAACTGCACGATTGACGTGTTTCTTCACCGGCAGTCCTCCAGTCGTGTCGTGTTGGATCAGACACAAAAAAGAG ataGTGGACGGTCCAGAGCTGTGGGCAGAAAGCACTGATAGGAGCAGCACGCTGGTCATAGCGGAGGCTAAACCACAGCACACGGGCCGCTACGCTGTCGTGGTGAAGGACCGCAGGAGCTCTGCAGAACACACGCTCACCCTCTCTGTCATAG AGCGGCCTCAGCCCCCGGCCTCCGGCCCCGTGGTCTCCCTCGTATCCGCCAACAGTCTTGTGCTGTCCTGGTCGGGCCCCTGCTACGACGGCGGCAGTGCCGTCCTGGGTTATGTGGTCGAGGTGAAGAGCCAAGGACTCGTTGAGTCCGTGGATTGGAGCGAACTCGCCACCCAGTGTGAGAGCACCTCGTTCAGAGTGAGCTCCGGGCTGCAGCCTCATCGTGAATACCGTTTCAGAGTCCGGGCCTACAACGCAGTGGGAGCCAGTAAGGCAGGACCAGTGTCACCAGTGGTCAGGATGGAGGAGAAATGTGAGG gtgtagaGAAGCCCAAAGGAGAAGAGGCTCCGCAAGCGTATTCCTGTGTCACTATTAACTCTTCAGAAAAGGTCACAGATCACTACAGTTTGCAGGAAAGACTGGGCAT GGGAAAGTTCGGCCTGGTGTTCAAGCTCACCCACAAAGAGACGGGACGCATTTATGCAGGGAAGTTCTACAAAGGTCGACGTGCCAAGGAGAGGGAGGCTGCTCGTAAGGAGATCGAGTTGATGAACTACCTCCACCACCCCAAGCTGGTTCAGTGTCTCGCAGCGTACGACCACCGGCCTGAGATGGTCATGGTCATGGAGTT TATCGCAGGCGGGGAACTGTTCGAGCGCATCGTGGACGACAACTTCGAGCACACCGAGTCGGCCAGCGTGCGCTACATGCATCAGATCCTGGAGGGGGTCGCCTACATGCATCAGCAGAACATCGTCCACCTGGACATCAAACCtgaaaacattgtgtgtgtcgACACCACTGGCACCTCCATTAAGATCATTGACTTCGGATTAGCCTGCAGGCTTT ATGCCGACACGCCTCTCAAGGTGATGCACGGGACTCCAGAGTTTGTGGCGCCTGAAGTCATCAACTATGAGCCTGTGTTTTTGACCACTGACATGTGGAGCATAGGAGTCGTCTGCTATATATT ACTGAGTGGCGAGTCTCCATTCCAGGGTAACAACGACGTAGAGACCCTCGCCCTGGTCACAGCTGCCCAGTGGGAGTTTGACGAGGAGAGCTTTGATGAGATTACAGACGAGGCCAAACGCTTCATCAGCTCCCTGCTCACCAAAGACACCAG GCGGAGGATGTCCTGCGAGGAGGCACTCCACCACCCTTGGATGGCATTTGAGTCTGGAGATCTTGCCACCACCAGGAGTCTGTccaaggagaagatgaagaggttTTTAGCCAGGCAGAAGTGGAAG AAAGCAGGAAAGGCATTGTTAGCTCTGAAGAGAATGGCTCTGCTGTCCAAAGGCGACAGCTCTGCTTCTGGATCTCCGACTAGCCCTGGAGAAG ACTCACCCCTGAGCCCGGAGGCAGAGCACGCCCTGCTGTCTCTGGAGCGCAAGATGCAGGGGCCACCCCACTTCACACGGAGCCTGGAGGACCAGGCAGCGACTCGGGGATCCAGTGCCCGTCTCTCGTGTCACCTCACAG GATACCCTGACCCAGAGGTTGTTTGGCTGCGTGCTGAAGAGCCCGTCGTGGAGTCCCCCACAGTGCAGATAGAGTACGAGGAAGATGGCCGCTGTACTCTGGTCTTCGCCAAAGTTGGCCCAGAGGACGCCAACGTTTACACATGTAGAGCCACCAATGACCACGGGGAGGCGTTCTGCTCAGCCAAACTCAAGGTTCAAACGTAG